The genomic region TCGGGGTAGACCTTCAAGCTTCGCGACGCAATGGGCACCACCTCGAACCCCGCGTACTCAGCAGGCGGGTTGCCGGGAGCGAAGATGAGCACCTCGTGGCCCAGCTCCGCCAGCTGGTCCAGGTGGCGGGTGATGCGGGTGACCACGCCGTCGATTTTGGGCAGGAAGACTTCCGTGAGCAGCGCGATGCGCATGTGGCGGTTACTTCTCGCCCTGGGGCACACCAGCGGACTGCGCGGCGGTCCACAGGGAGCGCGCCGGGATTTTCGAGCGGTCGGCGCGCTCGGCGTACTTCTTCGCCACCTCCTCGACCTCGACGAGCAGGCCCTCCTCTAGCTTCGTCGGCTCGAGGCCCAAATCCAGAAAGGCGTCGTTGACTACGTGCAGTTCGTTTTCCGCGGACTCCTTGCGCGGGTTGGGCACCATCTGCACCTCCGCGTCCGCGATCTTTGCGACGAGCTCCGCCAAATCCCGCACGCGGTGCGTTTCCGTCATCTGGTTAAAAATCTTCACGCGCTCGCCGCGCGCCGGCGGGTTCTCCACCGCCAGCTGGATGCAGCGGGCCATGTCGCGGATGTGGATGAACGCGCGGGTCTGCCCGCCGGTGCCGTGCACGGTCAGCGGGTAGCCGATCGCGGCCTGCATGAGGAAGCGGTTGAGTACCGTGCCGTAGTCGCCGTCGTAGTCGAAGCGGTTAATCAACCGCTCGTCGCGAAGCGTCTGCGGGGTGTGGGTGCCCCAGATGATGCCCTGGTGCAGATCCGTGATGCGCAGCTCGTCGTTCTTGGCGTAGTACGCGAACAAGTGCTGGTCCAGCACCTTCGTCATGTGGTAGACCGACCCCGGGTTGGTGGGGTAGAGGATCTGCTGCTCGACGATGCCGTTGTCGCCCGCGTCGACCTGCACATCCAGGTAGCCCTCCGGGATCTTCATGCCGGCGGTGCCGTAGCCGTACACGCCCATCGTGCCCAGGTGCACGACATGGATGTCCTGGCCGGACTCCACAATCGCGGCGAGCAGGTTGTGGGTGGCGTTGACGTTGTTGTCGACCGTGTAGCGCTTGTGGCGCGACGACTTCATCGAGTACGGCGCGGCGCGCTGCTCCGCAAAGTGGATCACCGTGTCCGGCTGGAAGTCCTTGAGGAACGCCAGGAGGGCGTCGTAGTCCTGGGCCACGTCGATGTGCGCAAAACCAATCTCCTTGCCGGAGACCTCGTGCCATGCCGCGAGGCGCTCGTCGATGGACGCAATCGGCGTCAGGGACTCCGCGTCGAGCTCCGCGTCGATGTGGCGCCGCGACAGGTTATCCACGATGGTGACGTCGTGGCCCAAGTCCGAAAGGTGCAGGGATGCAGGCCAGCCGCAAAAGCCGTCGCCGCCGAGAACCGCAATTTTCACTAATTTTCGCCTTTCATTACGCACATTTCCGCATAGGTTACCGGCCTCTGCGAGGCTGTGCTTGCCGAAAAGGATGGGACACCCCCGCCGAATTCAAATATATTTGGGCATACAACTAAGTGGTAGCGTTTCCTGTGTTTTAGCGGCGTTCGAGCGTTGAAGAAGTTGGGAGTCCTCTATGTCCCGTATGCCCGGAAGGAACCGCACGCCCGTCATGCGGATGACGGCGGCGGCCACGGTATTGGCCCTGGCGGGCGGTGCTGCGGCCGTGCCACTCGGACCCGTTGGCGGGGTCGCGCAGGCGCAGGTCGCGCCCATTCCGCAGGATGGCGTGCGCTTTGGCCAGATCCGCGACGACCGCGGAGACTGGCGTGCGGAAATCTTCTTCGACAAAACTATGGTGGTCAGCACCGTCGCCCACGATTTCGTGCCGCAGGAATCCAACACGCCCTTCGGCCAGCTCGCGCAAGAGGCGGAACTCGGCGACCCGGTCTTCGACATCATCCCGGCGTCGTCGACGTTTACTCTCGAGCACTACGAACTTGCAGGCAGAACACCGGTGTTGAAGGACACTTACGACGTCGTGGTGCGCACCAGCACCTCCACCACCCCGTCCGGCCTCAACGCGATCCGCCTCGAGTACGAGCTGCCCGACGTCACCGTCAACCAGAACGACCGACTCGCCTTGGTTGCTCCAGGCAAGGGCACTGAATACCCCAAACCCCTGCGAGGCGGAAGCTCCCGCTTTTCCATGCCGTACATCAACACCGTCTACCGCGGCCACGTGCGCGTGCACAATCCGGACTCCGACCCGGTGGGCACCCCGCGAGTCGTTGTGACGAAAGACGGCAACGTCACCGAACCGGAGCTCGCAGAGGATTACTCGTTCCTGATCGAGCTCGGCGCCACCTCAGGCACCTACACCGTCGAGGTAGTGCCGCCGGAGGGCTTTGCCACGCCGCCAGCGAAGACGGTCGACATCACCTCGGGCGCTGCGGATCGCGACTTCGACGTCTATCCGATCACCGTGAGCGGCACGCTTGTCGACGACTCCGGTACCCCCGTAACGGGCGCGAGCGTCACCGTGGCCGGCCGCCCCGCCACCTCGGGCGCGGACGGCACATTCACCGTCAACAAAGTTCCGGTCGGCACCCACGACGTAGTTGTCGGGGCAACAGCGGCGACCCTTGGCACCAAGCAGTCAGGCGTGAGCGTGCGCGACCGAAAGGACAATCAGGCAGGCACTATTACCGTGCCTGCCAAACCCCAGGTGGGTACCGTCGCTGGCCAAGTGAGGGACCCCTCCGGCAACGGTGTGGCCGGTGTGAAGGTCAGAGCTGGTGGAAAGACCGGCACAACCGGTGCGGACGGGAGATATTCAGTCGCCGACGTGCCGACGGGCCAGACCACCGTCGAAGTGCTCGCGGCACCCACCGCCTACGTCCTCCCGTCACCTGAGCAAGCGAATGTTTCGGCCGGCAAGGTCAGCGCCGTGAACTTCAAGATGGAACTAAAGCCGACGCCGAAAACAACGACACCAAGAACTTCCACGTCCACACCGAAGCCGACGCCGAAAACAACGACGCCAAGAACTTCCACGTCCACACCGAAGCCGACGCCGACGACAACGACGCCAAGAACTTCCACGTCCACACCGAAGCCGACGCCGAAAACAACGACGCCAAGAACTTCCACGACCACACCGAAGCCGACGCCGAAAACAACCACCACGACGGCGCCGCGCGTCGGAGACGTGTCCGGCTCCGTGGTAGACGCGACCGGCCAGCCGGTGCCGGGCGCCACGGTGACAGCTCACGACACCAACGGCAAGGCGTTCACCGTCGCTGTCGACGCGGACGGGCAGTTCGAGCTAACCGACCTGCCCCCGGGGCAGTACGTGGTCAGCATCGGTGTGCCTCGAGGCCTCCTCGCCCCGGAACCGGTAGAGGTGAACGTGAAAGCTGGCAAGACGGTCAGCCTTCCCACGTTCGTCGTGCACCCTGAAAAGGCCCAGTTCGCTTGGGGCCGGGTGCAGGTCGCGCCGGGCGAGACCAAGGTGACGGTCCCGACCCGCTCCGGCAACACCACCACAGAGCCAAACTTCCGCACCTCCACCGTCACGCAGGCGCGCACTGACGGCACCACTGCGGAGATCCCGGCGGAGGAAAGCTGGATTTCGGTGGAGAGGGACGGAACGGTCGTCGCTAGGCCTCCGCGCGATGCCGCGCCGGGGGAGTACCGCGTCGAGGTTGCTGATGCCGCGGGAGATGCGCACGTGATCACCGTGGAGGTCACCGAACCTGCGCCCATGAGCAGTCTGTACGCGGTGCGCTTCCCGGTCATCCCGGTGCCCGCGGGTACGTCGCGTCAGGCTGGCCGTCCCCGCGCCACCGTTAAGGAAGGCCCCTTCACCTACGCCGATCGCCGCTTGCCGGAGGGCACGCGCTTCGCCGTCGACCCGAAGCACCGCGGCTGGGTGCGCGTTGACGCTACCGGCCGGTTGACCTTCAGTCCTCCGCTGGGCACTGCCCCCGGGCCCCGGAAGGTTGCGGTGGATATGACCTTCCCGGACGGCTCCTCGCGCACGTACAACGCCGAGGTGGAGATCGGCGATCCGTTGCTGGCGAGCACCACTGCACTCGGATTCGAGGACGGTTTGTCGGTGCGCCCCGGCAAGGCAGTGACCGTGATGCGCACCGGCGCGACGGCGCTGCCGGAAGGCACCACCTTCGAAGTCGACCGCACCGAGCCGCTGGGCGGCTGGGTGGCAGTGGTGGACGAGCGCAACGGCAACCTGCGCGTCTACGCTCCGCAGCAAGGTGAGGCGGTGGAGGTGCCGGTGGTCGCCTACTTTTCCGACGGGTCATCCACCCGGTTGACCGCGGGCGTGCGCTTGTCCACGAGCTCCGCTCTCTCCGCGGCCCACAACCCCTCCTACCCGGGTGTGAAAGCCGAGCCGGGCAGCACCGCGACGGTGCCGCTGTCTGGAACGGTGCCTGAAGGAACCGCGTTTGATGTCGTCGATGGTGGGGGTCTGCGTGAGGTGGGCGTCGACAGGCACAGTGGCACCTTGGCAGTCGAGCTGCCCGCCGACGCTCAGCTGGATTCGCCCTACACCGTCACCGTGCGCGTGCGCTACGGCGACGGCAGCACCGAGGAGATCACCGCGAAGATCACCGCCGTGTCCGAGGCTGTGCGCTTCAGCCCGCGTGTAAGCGGGTCGCTCGCGGAAATCGGCGACAGCGTCGTGGTGCGCACTGGGCTGCCGTCCGGCGCAAAGCTGGTCGGTTTCAACCATGACGGCTGGAACGTGGATTACAACTCCGACACCGGAGAACTGACCGTGGCACCGAGCACCGACGTGCCCCATGGCAGCGTGATCAAGGTGCCCCTGGAAGTGCGATTCTCAGACGGATCCACGACAGTTGTGGAGTACCCGGTCACCGCCACGGGCAAGGGTGCGCCGGCGAAAACTGGCGGCTCGAGCGAAAACGGCGGCTGGATCGCAGTCGTGCTCGGGGCGCTGGCTGCGCTTGCGGGCCTCGGGTTCGCGGTATATCTCAATCAAGACGCCATCAATGCGCTGCTGAAGCAGTACGGATTCTAAGGGGAGAACGGGCATGAGAATTTCGGCGAAAGCACTCGCAGTCACCCTGTGCGCGGCGCTGGCGGCAACGGCAGTGCCGGCGCAAGCCAAGGTCGAACTTGGCGCGACGCAACCGGACGCGACAGTGGTCCGTTCCGACAAAACTCAGCCGTTTGTCAACGGCTACATCAGTCCGCGCGGGGAGGGGCGTTTCAACTACTCCCACCCGGCATCCGTAGCGGAAATTCACCATTTCAACACCTCCATGGCAGTGCGTGCCAACGGTGAGGCGGTGACGCCGGACGCGTTTGCTCAACCAAACGTGAGCACCGATGGCACTGCCGACGTGCTCACCTACACCCACCGGCAGGCAGACGTTCTCGTCACCAGGACCTACCGCATCGACGGCGGGCGTGTGGAGGCGAGCGTCACCGTGCGAAACACCGGCCGGACCGCGGGGACAGTTGGCATCGACCTGGTCAACGCGCTGCCCGCGGCCGCAGACGTCAAGGCTGACACGCAGGGCGATCACATCGTCGTGCAGCCAAAGGCCGGAGGTTACGTCACCGACGTGAGCTTCAGCGCCCCGGATGCCGTCGGCGCAGGCGCCACCGCGGCCTCCGCGCTCGCGTCAGCTGGCGACGGTGCCATGCACCAGGCCGCGCGGTGGGAGCGCACGGTGGACCCTGGGGCGTCGATAAGCGCACGCATGCGCGTGGAGATCACGACCCAAGACTCCGCGCTGGACTCCGACGGCGACGGGCTGCGCGACTCCTGGGAAGCCCACGGCATCGCGCTTGAGGACGGCACCCGCCTGCCCATCCACCGCTGGGGCGCAGACCCCGACCGCAAGGACCTGTTCCTGCAGGTCAACTGGATGGAATCCGAGTGGCAGACACTCGGCTGCAACCGCACAGAGCGCTTCGCCGCCACGCTGAAGGACTTCACCGAGTTTGCCAAGTGCGCCACCGCGAACACCAAGAGCTATGCGCCGAACCCGTCGGTGCTCAAAGAGCTGGAAGAGCTTTTTGACGCCCACGGCATCAACCTCCATATCGACGCCGGCAAAACCTACGTCTCAGAATCCATGGCCAGCATGACCGCCGCCGAACGCAACGGCGGGGAGACGGAGAAATACACCGCCGAGTACTTCGGCGGGCTCGACGACGACGGCCGCGTGCTCAAACTGGAAGAGCAAGCGCAACGACTGCTTGGCTCGCGTCGGGCAGTGTTTCGCTCCGCGCTGATCGGGACCCGCTTCGACGAAGAGGACAAAAAGGCCGTCACCGGCCTTGGCCAAGTCAACGGCTCCACCTTCTTCATCGCCGGCGACGTCACCAACAGCGATGAGTTGCTGCGCAACACCATTCTCCACGAGTTCGGCCACACGCTCGGCCTGCAGCACTGGGGCCGCGAAACGGCCGACAACACCGCAGGACGCACCGTCCGCTTCGTGGACACGAAGGACCCGAGCTTCACGTTCGACCGCCCTGGCTACGACTGGCTGGGCAAATACGAATCGGCGATGAGCTACGCCCACCAGTTTTCCGAATTCAACTTTTCCGAAACACCGCTGCGTACCTCCGAGCGAATCCCGCACAAGAACGACAGATCGCGCTACCAGCCACAGGCTGGGGACTTCGACTATGTCATCCCCGCCGACTGGGACAACCTGCTGTTTAAAACCGAATACATCGGCAAGGGCGCGCGCGACCTCGATGCCGCCTCCGACACCCCCGAAGTCACCGCCGACGAGGAGCGCGCCATCGTCGACGAACTAATCGCCGCCTCTGCCCACAACAACGACGGCAAGGTCGGCTTCAGCCTGGCGCGAAATCTGGCCAACGACAACGGCATCGTCACTCAGGCAGAGCACAACGTGATCAAGGGTGAGCTGCGCAACCTCGGCTCGAAGGACGACACGTTCGAGGTGGTCGCAGACTACGGTGTCGGCGAGTTCAAGGACAAGTACTTCGCCAAGGGCGACTCCAACTACGTCACCCCGGTCGACATCGACGTCTCCCCGGCAGTGTTCATCGACAACCCCGTCGTGCCCATCCGTGTCACCGTGTCCAACTCCGAGGGCGCGCAAGTCTTCGCTGAGACCTTCAACGTCTCCGCTCTCGAATACTCGCGCGGGGAGATGGATAAGGTACTCGACGAGGTACTGGCCTCCGACGCGGATCCGGAGCTGAAATCCTTCGCCCGCGAGCGCCTGAAGGCGGCGCCCGAGCAGGCTCCGACGGCGACGGCGAAACCGGCGCCTGCGAAGCCGTCGCAGAGCCAGCAGCCGTCGGGCAGCTCCGCCTCGCCGGTAGCGATCGTGGTCGGCGTGCTGCTCGGCCTGGTCGGGCTCGGTGCCGCGGCGTTCGGTTGGGCGCAAAGTCAGGGGCTTATCTAGCTGCTGTTTTAGCAGCCGGGCGTTCTAGCTCGCCCGCTGCGCGTAGTACCGCTGCAGGTATTCAATCGCTTGGTCGATGGCGTGGTGCGTATCCACGGCCTCCATCGACGGCAGCGCCTCGGACCGGAACTGCGGGCCGAGGTTCTTAAACGGGCTGATCGTGCGATCTTCGTGCATGGCCGCGTGGATGGATTCCAAAATGTCGTTGATCCTGCGCGCCACGATTTTCTTTTGTGCGCGGTTGAAGGTGGGCGGGGCGAACGGGCTGTCGTCGATAAGCATGTGCCCCGAAAGCTTTCCTACGCGTGGGTCGAACGCGAACACCGCGACCGGGAACGTGAAATCGGAGTTCATGTTCGGGCGGAACTCGATGCAGAACGTGGTGTAGAGCGCGTTGTCCTGCGAGTTCTGCAGCATCGCCAGCGTGGCGGTGGACATGTCCTCCGCCTGGAACGACGCGCGGCGCTTCAACGCGAACGCGGGGTCCTGCGGGTCAACGATTTTCACGGTTTTTTCGTCGAGCGCCACGAGAATGCGGCCGAGCTCGGCGACCACGTTCGCGGCGTCCTCCGGTGTGTACCACTCGGGCGCTTGCGGGCTGCCAGGCTGCAGCATCGCGAGTTCGACCTCGTGGGTGTCGATGTCGTGCACGATCACGGCGACTTTCAGGCCGGTGTCGATGACGTAGTCGGCGTCTAAGTGGCGGGCGATGTCTTCGTCAAAGTACGGATCGTCGTCTTCGATCCCGAGATCGTCCGCGAGGTCTGCCACTTCCTCGTCGTACGTGTCTAGGTAGTACAACTCGTAAGTGTCGAATCGCATGGGTCCCCCCTAGGTGTCGTGCGGCAGCCCCCTGCTGCCGCCTATCGACGACACTAAAGCCACCCAGTTTCAGCGCACAAGAGCCCACGAGTCCATGAAAATGCGCAACGGCGAGGGAACCACGATGGGGGATATGGTTGCGGGCATGGATGAACAGGCGAAGTTGGAGCGGGTCTACGCGTACCCGTTCGGCGACATTTACAACAACTACCTGGCAAAAGTGCAGCGCAAGGGACACAGTCGCGACGACCTGGACGACGTCCTTGGCTGGTTTACCGGGCTGGGCCCAACCGAGCTGGCCGCGGCTGCGGATTCGGACAAGACGCTGCGGGAGTTCTTCGACGGGATAGATCTCAACCCGAACGCGGATTTGATCACCGGCAAAGTGTGCGGCGTCCGAGTTGAGGAGGTCGAGGACGAGCTGATGCGCAAGATCCGCCAGATGGACCTCATCGTCGACGAGTTTGCCCGCGGCAAGAAGATCTCCAGCATCAAGCGCGGGTAACCCGATCGGCGCGTGCGACTCAGCGTGGTTCGTGGCTTACCGCTAGCGCACGTCGCGAAGCACCTCGAAGGCACGGCGCACGAGCGCGCGGCCGTCGGAGGCGTCCCGGGGCTCAGGGAGCGCCAGGTACTCCTTGATGGCAGTGCCGCCTGCGATGCCGTAGGCGTTGAGCAGCACTTGGGCATCGAAGCGCGTGGCACCTGGCACTCGTCCGCGCATACTGCTCACAAGCGGATCCGTCAGCTCGCGCACCTTTTCCTCAGCAGGAGGAATCCTGGCTGCGGTTTTGGCCTGCTCGCCAAGCAACACCAGCGTGGCGGCGGAGTAGAGGTCGAAGCCGTCTTCGTTCAGTGACTCAGTGATGGCGCGTTCCATCGCTTCCGCGGCGGACAGCTCGGCCGGCAGTGCAGCAAGCTGCTCCGCAATCTCGAGGAAGACTGCCCTGAGAAACTCGAGCAGAGCTTCATCAATGTCGGCGAAGTAGTTGTGGAACGTGCGAGGCGACACTCCCGCGAGCTCGGAGACCCGCGCGACAGTCAAAGCCCCGATGCCGCCTTCGAGTACAAGCCCCGCTGCAGCTTCCGAGATCGCGCGGCGAGTGGCCGCCTTTTTCTCTTCGCGAAGACTCATGGCTGCACCGGCACCGGTTGCGATTCCGGCACCTGCTCTCGGTGGAGTTTCTCACCCTCGATGTCGAGGTTGGGCAGTGCCTTGTCCAGCCAGCCCGGGAGCTTCCAGGCTCGGTCGCCGAGCAGGTACATGGTCGCAGGGATCAGCGTCATGCGGACGACGAAGGCGTCGATGAGCACGCCTGCTGCGAGCGCGAAGCCCATCGCCTTAATGAACGGCTCGTCGATGAGCATGAACGCCGCGAAGACGGAAATCATGATCAGTGCGGCGGCAGTGACCACTCGCGCGCCGTGCTTGAAACCGTTAGACACGGCATTGCCCGCCGTCTTGTTGCGGGAGACGTAGCCCTCGCGCATTCGGGTGACAAGGAAGACCTGGTAGTCCATGGCCAAGCCGAACGTCAGGCCGATCAGCATGATCGGCAGGAAGGACAGCAGCGGCTGCGGGTCCTCGATGATGCCGAGCTTTCCTTCCTGGAAGATGGCGACGGTCACGCCAAAGGTCGCCGCCATCGACAGCGCGAAACCGAGCGCTGCGATGAGCGGAACCCACAGGGAACGGAACACGAGCATCAGCACGATGAAGGCCAGTCCCAGGACGATGGCGATGTACGGGACGAGCACATTCGACAGCATCTCGGAGATGTCGTCGAAGATGGGGGTGATGCCGGTGATGCCGAACGTGGCGCCGGTTTCGCTTTCGAACGGACCCTTGAAGTCGCGCAGGCGCTCCAGCGTGGCCGTGGTGGCCTCGTCGGTGGCGCCGGAATCCGGTGTGATCAGGATCTGGGCGGCGTCCAAGTTCTCCGTCGTTCGCACAATCTGCGCGTTGACCACGCCCTCGGTGCTGGAGAAGTCCTGCAGGAGGGTCTGGTACGCGCCCATGCGGTCCTGTTCTGCCACGTTGGCGGTGTCCACGTAGGCGATCATGGGGGCGTTGCGGCCGGGGCCGAAGGCGTCGTTAGTCAGCTCGTACGCCTCGCGCTGCGGGGAGCCGAGCTTGGCCGTGCCGTCGGTGGGCATGGCGAGGCGGAGGTTGGCGGCGGGGATAGCCAAGATCCCCAGCAGCACCACGCCTGCGATGAGGTTGACCCACGGCCGTGCGCGGATCTGGCGTGCCCAGAGCAGGCCCATGGTCGGCTTTTCGTCCTCCGGGTCCGGCACTTTCGGTCCCGGGATGCGGATGGCGAACGCGCGAGTGCCCAGCAAGCCGAGCAACGAAGGCAGGAAGGTCAGCGCCACCAGGACCGCGATGAACACAGTGGCTGCGGCGGCGAGCGCCATGGTGGTCAAAAATGGGATGCGGATGATGGAGAGTGCAGCCAGCGCGATGAGCACGGTCGTGCCGGCGAACACCACGGAGCCGCCGGCGGTGCCCAGCGCCATGCCCATCGCGTTCGCGCGGG from Corynebacterium fournieri harbors:
- a CDS encoding NAD-dependent epimerase/dehydratase family protein translates to MKIAVLGGDGFCGWPASLHLSDLGHDVTIVDNLSRRHIDAELDAESLTPIASIDERLAAWHEVSGKEIGFAHIDVAQDYDALLAFLKDFQPDTVIHFAEQRAAPYSMKSSRHKRYTVDNNVNATHNLLAAIVESGQDIHVVHLGTMGVYGYGTAGMKIPEGYLDVQVDAGDNGIVEQQILYPTNPGSVYHMTKVLDQHLFAYYAKNDELRITDLHQGIIWGTHTPQTLRDERLINRFDYDGDYGTVLNRFLMQAAIGYPLTVHGTGGQTRAFIHIRDMARCIQLAVENPPARGERVKIFNQMTETHRVRDLAELVAKIADAEVQMVPNPRKESAENELHVVNDAFLDLGLEPTKLEEGLLVEVEEVAKKYAERADRSKIPARSLWTAAQSAGVPQGEK
- a CDS encoding Rib/alpha-like domain-containing protein; amino-acid sequence: MSRMPGRNRTPVMRMTAAATVLALAGGAAAVPLGPVGGVAQAQVAPIPQDGVRFGQIRDDRGDWRAEIFFDKTMVVSTVAHDFVPQESNTPFGQLAQEAELGDPVFDIIPASSTFTLEHYELAGRTPVLKDTYDVVVRTSTSTTPSGLNAIRLEYELPDVTVNQNDRLALVAPGKGTEYPKPLRGGSSRFSMPYINTVYRGHVRVHNPDSDPVGTPRVVVTKDGNVTEPELAEDYSFLIELGATSGTYTVEVVPPEGFATPPAKTVDITSGAADRDFDVYPITVSGTLVDDSGTPVTGASVTVAGRPATSGADGTFTVNKVPVGTHDVVVGATAATLGTKQSGVSVRDRKDNQAGTITVPAKPQVGTVAGQVRDPSGNGVAGVKVRAGGKTGTTGADGRYSVADVPTGQTTVEVLAAPTAYVLPSPEQANVSAGKVSAVNFKMELKPTPKTTTPRTSTSTPKPTPKTTTPRTSTSTPKPTPTTTTPRTSTSTPKPTPKTTTPRTSTTTPKPTPKTTTTTAPRVGDVSGSVVDATGQPVPGATVTAHDTNGKAFTVAVDADGQFELTDLPPGQYVVSIGVPRGLLAPEPVEVNVKAGKTVSLPTFVVHPEKAQFAWGRVQVAPGETKVTVPTRSGNTTTEPNFRTSTVTQARTDGTTAEIPAEESWISVERDGTVVARPPRDAAPGEYRVEVADAAGDAHVITVEVTEPAPMSSLYAVRFPVIPVPAGTSRQAGRPRATVKEGPFTYADRRLPEGTRFAVDPKHRGWVRVDATGRLTFSPPLGTAPGPRKVAVDMTFPDGSSRTYNAEVEIGDPLLASTTALGFEDGLSVRPGKAVTVMRTGATALPEGTTFEVDRTEPLGGWVAVVDERNGNLRVYAPQQGEAVEVPVVAYFSDGSSTRLTAGVRLSTSSALSAAHNPSYPGVKAEPGSTATVPLSGTVPEGTAFDVVDGGGLREVGVDRHSGTLAVELPADAQLDSPYTVTVRVRYGDGSTEEITAKITAVSEAVRFSPRVSGSLAEIGDSVVVRTGLPSGAKLVGFNHDGWNVDYNSDTGELTVAPSTDVPHGSVIKVPLEVRFSDGSTTVVEYPVTATGKGAPAKTGGSSENGGWIAVVLGALAALAGLGFAVYLNQDAINALLKQYGF
- a CDS encoding DUF2200 family protein, with amino-acid sequence MKMRNGEGTTMGDMVAGMDEQAKLERVYAYPFGDIYNNYLAKVQRKGHSRDDLDDVLGWFTGLGPTELAAAADSDKTLREFFDGIDLNPNADLITGKVCGVRVEEVEDELMRKIRQMDLIVDEFARGKKISSIKRG
- a CDS encoding TetR/AcrR family transcriptional regulator, which translates into the protein MSLREEKKAATRRAISEAAAGLVLEGGIGALTVARVSELAGVSPRTFHNYFADIDEALLEFLRAVFLEIAEQLAALPAELSAAEAMERAITESLNEDGFDLYSAATLVLLGEQAKTAARIPPAEEKVRELTDPLVSSMRGRVPGATRFDAQVLLNAYGIAGGTAIKEYLALPEPRDASDGRALVRRAFEVLRDVR
- a CDS encoding MMPL family transporter, which produces MSEFLYRLGSWSYRKVWPFLAIWLILLGALGFGAANYAKSPSPTFSMPDMDSTVTQEEMNQRFGTDEDAMSVPSASIVIQAPEGKTLADPDVMGQVDDMLDELKNTGDLRDSESIVNPVLAASGMAKQLGDAKTAQGMPQEQIDADIAALSPLSPDQRTGTVSITFNQDTVMDIPAETLAEVQDILDRYDGTDLTVKYNGNAFSGAGEMDGTSELIGMAVAALVLLVTFGSLVAAGLPLIAAVVGVGVGILGVQLGTLFTDSISDMTPMLASMIGLAVGIDYSLFIVARFRNELISSSGLNDLSPKELASALKKMDKTTRANAMGMALGTAGGSVVFAGTTVLIALAALSIIRIPFLTTMALAAAATVFIAVLVALTFLPSLLGLLGTRAFAIRIPGPKVPDPEDEKPTMGLLWARQIRARPWVNLIAGVVLLGILAIPAANLRLAMPTDGTAKLGSPQREAYELTNDAFGPGRNAPMIAYVDTANVAEQDRMGAYQTLLQDFSSTEGVVNAQIVRTTENLDAAQILITPDSGATDEATTATLERLRDFKGPFESETGATFGITGITPIFDDISEMLSNVLVPYIAIVLGLAFIVLMLVFRSLWVPLIAALGFALSMAATFGVTVAIFQEGKLGIIEDPQPLLSFLPIMLIGLTFGLAMDYQVFLVTRMREGYVSRNKTAGNAVSNGFKHGARVVTAAALIMISVFAAFMLIDEPFIKAMGFALAAGVLIDAFVVRMTLIPATMYLLGDRAWKLPGWLDKALPNLDIEGEKLHREQVPESQPVPVQP